One region of Triticum aestivum cultivar Chinese Spring chromosome 6B, IWGSC CS RefSeq v2.1, whole genome shotgun sequence genomic DNA includes:
- the LOC123138742 gene encoding 60S ribosomal protein L35a-1, giving the protein MVKGRTGQRVRLYVRGTILGYKRSKSNQYETASLVQIEGVNTREDVAWYGGKRMAYVYKAKTKSNGTHYRCIWGKVSRPHGNTGVVRAKFTSNLPAEAMGKKVRVFMYPSSI; this is encoded by the exons ATGGTGAAGGGACGCACCGGCCAGCGCGTGAGGCTCTACGTCCGCGGCACCATCCTCGGATACAAGCG GTCCAAGTCGAACCAGTACGAGACGGCGTCACTGGTGCAGATCGAGGGGGTGAACACCAGGGAGGACGTGGCCTGGTACGGCGGCAAGAGGATGGCCTACGTCTACAAGGCCAAGACCAAGAGCAACGGCACCCACTACCGCTGCATCTGGGGCAAGGTCTCCCGCCCCCACGGCAACACCGGCGTCGTCCGCGCCAAGTTCACCTCCAACCTGCCCGCCGAGGCCATG GGGAAAAAGGTCAGGGTCTTCATGTACCCGAGCAGCATCTAA